A single Mangrovimonas sp. YM274 DNA region contains:
- a CDS encoding sialate O-acetylesterase encodes MKKFVLPFILLLGIFGYAKVEMPLLFADDMVLQRNKPIPVWGWADANEKIEVSFNGQKVKTKADKDGKWSLELKAEKAGGPFTMTIKGKNTIQIKNILVGEVWICSGQSNMEFAVSGVTNAEQEMNDADYPKIRQFLVAQDMSAQPKSHLKQGAWTISNKEDVANFTAVGFFFAKKLYQELNVPIGLINTTWGGTCVETWTSEEGLANSDEFRKLMAGLPNLDLEGLIKEQRAAISKKIETIQGGTLSEEALQTVMEEGFNDSNWPVMNIPGLWENQQLPNMDGVVWFRKTFTVPENLAGKPFILHLAKVDDVDVTYVNGVEVGTTGQYDLSRKYSVAKGILKAGPNVIAVKVTDYVGGGGIYGAASDLKLTIGDTDISLAGPWKFNVVDVRYEFSPNNHPSLLYNAMVNPLIPYSFQGVIWYQGEANVSRAVQYKTSFPLMINDWRKQWGQGEFPFYFVQLSSFNEFNGNSNNGSPWAELREAQAYTAQTVPNTAMCVTTDIGIATDIHPTNKQDVGKRLAAIAMHNVYKEDVVWQSPIYNAMEVKGNQVVVSFDNIGSGLMTPDKYGYVKGFEVAGKDQEFHYAKAFIKDNKVIVYSDKVSSPIAVRFGWADDAGDCNLYNEEGFPASPFRSDTWKTITAEGAYEVMN; translated from the coding sequence ATGAAAAAGTTTGTATTGCCTTTTATTTTATTGTTGGGCATTTTTGGTTATGCCAAGGTTGAAATGCCTTTACTGTTTGCAGATGATATGGTCTTGCAACGCAACAAGCCTATTCCTGTTTGGGGGTGGGCTGATGCCAATGAAAAAATAGAGGTCTCATTTAACGGACAAAAAGTTAAAACCAAAGCGGACAAAGATGGAAAATGGTCTTTGGAATTGAAAGCGGAAAAAGCTGGAGGGCCATTCACAATGACTATTAAGGGTAAGAATACCATTCAAATTAAAAACATTTTAGTTGGAGAAGTATGGATTTGCAGCGGGCAGTCCAATATGGAGTTTGCTGTGAGTGGTGTTACCAATGCCGAACAGGAAATGAATGACGCCGACTATCCAAAAATCAGACAGTTTTTGGTAGCTCAGGATATGAGTGCGCAACCAAAATCTCATTTAAAGCAGGGAGCCTGGACCATTTCAAACAAAGAAGATGTCGCCAATTTTACAGCAGTAGGCTTCTTCTTTGCAAAAAAACTGTATCAGGAATTAAATGTTCCTATTGGCTTAATCAATACCACATGGGGTGGTACGTGTGTAGAAACTTGGACTAGTGAAGAGGGACTGGCAAATAGTGATGAATTTAGAAAACTTATGGCTGGTTTGCCAAATCTGGATTTAGAAGGTCTTATTAAAGAACAAAGGGCAGCTATTTCTAAGAAAATTGAAACAATTCAAGGAGGTACGCTAAGTGAAGAGGCTTTGCAAACGGTAATGGAAGAGGGTTTTAATGACAGTAATTGGCCTGTAATGAATATTCCCGGCCTTTGGGAAAACCAACAATTGCCAAATATGGATGGCGTAGTTTGGTTCAGGAAAACATTTACTGTGCCGGAAAACTTGGCAGGCAAGCCTTTTATTTTGCATTTGGCAAAAGTGGATGATGTTGATGTTACTTATGTTAACGGTGTTGAAGTAGGTACTACAGGTCAGTACGATTTAAGCAGAAAGTATTCCGTTGCCAAGGGGATACTTAAGGCAGGTCCTAATGTGATCGCTGTAAAGGTAACCGATTATGTTGGAGGCGGCGGTATTTATGGAGCCGCATCAGATTTGAAATTAACGATTGGAGATACCGATATTTCTTTGGCTGGGCCGTGGAAATTCAATGTTGTGGATGTGCGCTATGAATTTTCACCAAACAATCATCCGTCCTTATTGTACAATGCTATGGTAAACCCTTTGATTCCATATAGTTTTCAAGGTGTTATTTGGTATCAGGGAGAAGCCAATGTGAGCCGTGCAGTTCAGTATAAAACGAGTTTTCCTTTAATGATTAATGATTGGAGAAAACAATGGGGCCAAGGAGAGTTTCCGTTCTATTTTGTACAGTTGTCTAGCTTTAACGAATTCAATGGAAACAGTAATAATGGAAGTCCGTGGGCAGAGTTACGGGAAGCTCAGGCTTACACAGCACAAACCGTTCCCAATACAGCCATGTGTGTGACGACAGATATTGGTATTGCCACGGATATTCACCCCACAAATAAGCAGGATGTAGGTAAGCGTTTGGCTGCAATTGCTATGCACAATGTATATAAAGAGGATGTTGTATGGCAAAGTCCAATTTACAATGCAATGGAAGTTAAAGGAAATCAAGTTGTCGTGAGCTTTGATAATATTGGAAGTGGTTTGATGACGCCCGATAAGTATGGATATGTGAAAGGTTTTGAAGTCGCGGGGAAAGATCAGGAATTTCACTATGCCAAAGCCTTTATAAAAGATAATAAGGTAATTGTTTATTCTGATAAGGTATCTAGTCCAATTGCCGTAAGATTTGGTTGGGCAGATGATGCGGGAGATTGTAATTTATATAACGAAGAAGGGTTTCCGGCTTCTCCTTTTAGATCGGATACTTGGAAAACCATTACCGCAGAAGGTGCTTATGAAGTAATGAATTAA